The following DNA comes from Flavobacteriales bacterium.
TACTACAGGCAGGTGCAGGACAGGCACCGGCACGACAAGCCGCCATTTTTGCAGGTCTGAGCAATACCATCCCATGTACAACAGTGAATAAGGTTTGTGCCTCGGGCATGAAGTCCATCATGCTGGGTGCACAGTCCATCCTTTCCGGAGATAATGACGTGGTTATAGCCGGAGGCATGGAAAGTATGTCCAACGTACCATATTATCTGCCGCAGGCAAGAACCGGTTACCGTCTGGGTGATGGCAAACTGGTTGACGGCCTGGTATTCGACGGCTTGACCGACGTTTACAACAAATACCACATGGGCAATGCTGCTGAACTATGTGCCCGCGATTGCAACATCACCAGAGAGGAACAGGATCAATTTGCCATTACCAGCTACGAGCGTTCCGCAGCGGCATGGAAGGCCGGTAAGTTCAATGATGAGATCGTAGCCGTATCCGTACCCCAGCGCAAAGGAGACCCGGTGGTGGTTAATGAAGATGAAGAATATACCAAGGTTGCACTTGATAAGATTCCCGGCCTCCGGCCTGTTTTTCAACCCGACGGGGGTACCGTGACCGCAGCCAATGCATCAACCATCAATGACGGAGCTTCAGCCTTGGTTCTGGCTTCCGGAAAGAAGGTGAAGGAACTGGGACTTAAACCACTGGCAAAAATTGTGTCATATGCTGATGCAGCGCATGCACCCGAATGGTTCACCACCGCACCATCCAAAGCCATACCCAAAGCACTCGCCAAGGCAGGACTGAATGCCTCGGACATCGATTTCTGGGAACTCAATGAAGCATTTGCCGTCGTCGGAATTGTAAATATGAACGAATTGAAGCTGGACGCTTCAAAGGTGAATGTGAATGGCGGTGCCGTTTCCCTGGGGCACCCCCTCGGCTCATCCGGTTCGCGGATCATCGTTACCCTTCTGAATGTACTGAAACAAAACGGTGCAAAACGAGGTGGCGCCGGTATTTGCAACGGTGGCGGCGGCGCTTCGGCCATGATCGTAGAACTGGTTTAAGCATTATCATGGAATTCCGGACGGAAGCAACCGGCATTTGTCATTTATCTGTCATTCCATGCAGGGCAATGCCATCGGATAAGGCAGAGATTGTTTCCCAGCTGCTGTTCGGAGAAACTTTCCGCGTCATCGATACAGAACCCGGCTGGCTGCATATTCGCAGTCACCATGATGACTATGAGGGGTGGATAGATCCCAAACAAGCCCACCCATACCAAGCCAGTACAACCGGGACAAACACCGTACGCTTACTGGAAACGGTATCTGCCATCCTGAATGAGAGCGGAACAAAAAGGATCCACCTGACCAAAGGTGCAGTTCTTCCAGGTTTTGAAAATGGTCAATTTACGCTGGAAACCGACCGGTACATGGTCACTGGTAAGACCAATGCAAACAGAAGCTTCCACCCTGACCATATCGTCAGCGATGCCATGGATTACCTGGGAT
Coding sequences within:
- a CDS encoding C40 family peptidase, which gives rise to MEFRTEATGICHLSVIPCRAMPSDKAEIVSQLLFGETFRVIDTEPGWLHIRSHHDDYEGWIDPKQAHPYQASTTGTNTVRLLETVSAILNESGTKRIHLTKGAVLPGFENGQFTLETDRYMVTGKTNANRSFHPDHIVSDAMDYLGSPYLWGGRSPFGIDCSGFTQMVFALNGIALPRDSSAQVSVGEKIGDLQKGRVGDLAFFAKEPAGKVMHVGIILPHQRIIHASGEVRLDAMDDKGIIRKETGEYSHFLTGIQRYF
- a CDS encoding acetyl-CoA C-acyltransferase: MNEVYIISAVRTPMGSFNGNLSSLSAPKLGAVAIEGALTKAGIAKEEVNEVFMGNVLQAGAGQAPARQAAIFAGLSNTIPCTTVNKVCASGMKSIMLGAQSILSGDNDVVIAGGMESMSNVPYYLPQARTGYRLGDGKLVDGLVFDGLTDVYNKYHMGNAAELCARDCNITREEQDQFAITSYERSAAAWKAGKFNDEIVAVSVPQRKGDPVVVNEDEEYTKVALDKIPGLRPVFQPDGGTVTAANASTINDGASALVLASGKKVKELGLKPLAKIVSYADAAHAPEWFTTAPSKAIPKALAKAGLNASDIDFWELNEAFAVVGIVNMNELKLDASKVNVNGGAVSLGHPLGSSGSRIIVTLLNVLKQNGAKRGGAGICNGGGGASAMIVELV